AGTGCACTGGGCCATATAGTGGCTATTACTAGGCTATTAGGCTATTACTAAAGTTCACTTTCCTCTGTGCTGCGGAGGCGGCTGATTCTATGAGGGGTAGGCAATGTGTTGATAAGGCACGACATCGACTTGCAGGTTAACGTATGCTGAAGCTCACGACACATAGGCCGCGGTGTTTAATAAATGTGGGCGACGAAAGTAATCGCACAGTGAGAAGCACGCGAGCAGCGGTGGTGAGCGTGTCTGCAGCGCATGCTCAAAGCAAGTCTTCTTGAACCAGAAAGCGACCGCTCACCCTACACGGCGGAAATTAACGTCTAAGTGCCTCACTACTGCACTCTGGACAAAGGTACAAGCGGCCGTACAGCCTCCGTCTTGACCCAAACACGCCTTAAGTGCCTTTTCGTTTCTCCTCCCCCTTCTGCGGATGGTGCTGGAGATTTCTGGTCGGCGTGCTTTGAAACTGTTACCTTAATGCATCTTCCTTCCAAAAGCTTCGATGTTTACGCCTTACAACCTGTGTTTGCTAGAACTGAGACGCTAGAGATGGGTCTCGATTGTTCGGGTTGAATCTGACGTCTGTTGTACGCGCTGGTCGTGCTCAACGTAGTGGTCGAGTGTGATGTGCATAAATCGGCCTTTCCATCACGCAGCGCCGTATACAAGGCCCGATACAAGCCTGCCAACCTTATCTGCACGGTGAAGCTGATCGCCTCAGACCGATTTAATCGACCGAAGCAGGCGTGCATTGACAAGGTGGTCGCGTCCGTCGTGCGGAGCCCTTTTCTTGTCAAGTACTACGTATGCTTCGCTACTAAGGTAAGCGGAACCATGGCTCTACTGGAACGAGTGTAAAACTAGAGCTGAAATTGGCGAGGTTTCACCTAAGGGTGCAGACAGGCGGTCAAAATAAGAAAACGAAAATCACTGCCAGTTTTGTATTCTGTGTGACAGATAGGCACCTGGACGTCTGCGTTATTGTGATTGTGCAAATCAACGTCATATATCTTCGTCGTGCAGAACAAAGTTTCCCTACAGCTTCGACGAGAACACTCACGTACGTAACACTATATGGTTTCACGTGTTGTTCGGCAAAGTGTCACAAGATCTCACAACCACCGTTGTTACTGCCGTGTAACGTATTTACATAAGGagtggacaagctaaagctctctactGTCCACACTTAGCAGTCTGCGTGTCGCAGGACGCGTATGTGACAGTGATGGAGTACGTGTGTGGCGTGGACCTGATGCGCGTGGTGGAGCGCGCCATGTTCCTGCCCATCGAACAGGTGCGTGTCATTATGGCCCAGCTCATCTTGGCCGTAGAGCATTTGCACCTCAAGGGCTTCTTGCACCGGGACATTAAGGTGTCCAAGTAAGTGTGCATAATGCGCCCTCAGTTTACTTCAGGCTCACTAGTCTGTGGCTTCATTTTCAGCATGCTAATGATTCCCGGTGGAAGAGTCAAGCTAATAGATTTTGACACCAATAAAGTTTGCCTAGGACATTGTAAGTAACAAAATTAAGTAATGATGCATTTGTGGTCACTTTGTCACGTTTGATGCTTCTTCCGCAGTTACAAAACGTGTCATGCGGGGCTACTTCCGGCGTACCCCGTTCGAATTCAGGGATGGAGAATCAGCCGGGACTATTCCCTATATGGCTCCTGAAATTCTCAAACGAAGGCCGTATGGTGAGCCAAAACGCTATTTTATGACTGTTCTTTACACCGCTCTGTAGGCGCACAATACCCGGAGATCCATGATGATGCGATGTAGTGGCTACCGTTGAAACAGAGGCAGTATGTAACGCAACAAACCCAGCTGAGTCCTGAGCGTTCTGTCATTGCGATCTTGGTTCATTCATATAGACGAGCGATATTCGGTGGTAGTGTTGTTGGAAAGGTCTTGGGGAGAATGACGGCACACAGGAACTTATTCTCGTGGCTTTAGCCAATAGCTGTCAATTCTCTACAGTACGTGCATTAAAATGGCTGATGAAATTCAACATTGTCAGTCTTGCATTTACTTGATTGACAAATCTCATGGTACACGTTGAATATGGAGCGCAGGCCGCGCTTGCGACTGGTGGTCCACTGGTGTGGTATTCTACAAGCTGATGACTGGCCGGGTGCCGTTCCGAGGCAAGACAAAGAAGTTGCTTCGCGACCGCATCATTGCGTCGCCCCTCAAATGGCCGAAAGTGAGCGAACACCCGCACTCGGCCAACACCACTGCCAAAGACATGGTCTACTTGTTGCTCAAGAAGAACCCCGTTGAACGGCTCGGCTCCAAGCAGTACCGCGACATCAAAGTGCGTTACAACTATTCACTTTGCCACCACAAGGCTAACGCAATATTTCTTGCTACATTCTTAAGTCAATGTTATGGAACTTATCTAGCTTATCTGAAGTCTGCAGTGTAAATGTACCGACTTCGTACGTGCACTATTCTAATATGTTCAAATGCTGTTTACGAAATGACGTGCGCATATTTCTGACGCAGTCGCATTCTTTCTTCGATGACTTCGACTGGAACCGGCTGCGTTCAAACAACAGCCTTTGCAATGTCCCTGCCATCTTCGAGCTCATGCAGATATCACCGCCCTCAGATCCGACTACGAACATGGCTGAGCACAGCACGCTAAATCTGTGTACGTGAAACCTCTAAATGAAataattatggggtgttacgtgcctatgaccacgatataattatgaggcatgccgtagtggaacACACCGCATGAATTTTGGCCACtgggggatctttaacgtgatACTACAACtaagtgcacgagtgtttttgcatatcgcccccGTCGAAAggctgccgccgtggccaggaacaaacccacgacctcaagctcaACAGTGCAATGCCGTAGCCACTAAACTGCCGCGGCGAGTCTACGTGAGGCCTGTCTCGTACAACTCCTTTCTTCAACAAATTGCCAAAACATGCCTCGTATGGCCTTTTACGAGCAGGCCTTTTCTCACAATTGCATGTGTGGACACTTGTCATTAAGCTAGATTTCGTGTATGCGACTTCCCTCACAAAATGTAATTACCATGACAGACATAATACTGAACACCACATTGCAAATATGACTCCATATCGGATGCACTACCACGCATGATCATGCCTTATCCTAGCATGAAGGCTGGTAACGAGCAGCACACAGCTGTGAAATACAATCGAAGTGGCTTTCAAAGCTCCACCAAGGACGCGAAGGACGCCATAGTAGAGGATACCTAATTAATTTCTTCCCTTGATGCTGTTTAATATGCGCCAACGCGAAATTTAGCAACAGATGAGTTTCAGCGTTTTGCCGGAATCCTAATGAGGCTGCTTGCGACTATGCTACAAACATGCCACGTATTGCTTGGCAGCCGAATACTTTTGTCTCTGAACAAATACTGCGCGTAGCAGCCCGGAGTTTTCTGCGTACCATAATAAGACTGGCACTTGCATATCGTGAGAAGGAAGTCCAATGTTTCCTCTCTGGCATTGTGCAGCTCCCGGAGCTACGACTTCGACAAAGAAGCGCAAGCTGATCAAACTAGAGGAGCTCACCGACATGGACAGTTCGCTGCAAAGACCTCTCTTCACGTACGCGTCGTCGGGTTACAAGCGACTCGCCTCCATGGTGGGTATTACGGTTATTTGTCAATAGAATGGTAGCATGCACGAAATGCGGCGCTGGTATATGAGTGAGGAGTCAATAAGCATACACAAAGCTGCGTTCCTGATAGGCGGCTATGCCCACTTTACATGAGAAACACTGTCACGTGATAGTGAAGAGTGCTGGCAGGTAGGCAAGCAGGCAGGGAAACAATAAACTAGGAAGGAAATTGTTTACTGGGCGAATATGTGCGTGCCTAACAAAATATAACTCGGCAGTGACAGTGATGATACTGGCAGCGCAGTTGACGATCATTGGATCCAATAAAACACCACGAGTCTGTCCGATATTTATGCATGTACCACAAATAGAAATTTCCAGAGCCGTCGAAGGTACTCGCGTCGATTCGAGAAGGTACACATCATTTGCGCCGCACGTACAATCTCATCAGGCGGGCTCTTGTATACAGCGCGCATCACGTGACACAGCTGACCTAATGTGCAGGATACAACCAGTGCTTCTCGCACAGCAACGAGCAATAACAGTGATAATCCGGTGAAGAAGATCCCTAGGAAATGCTAAAACATAAGTGGCAATATTTACGATGCAGTCCATGAAGATATATACTCAACGTTAACTAATAAATAAAAGCTATACGTTCATGGTGAACAGACCTGCCACATTTATTAAATAACGGTATTATATTAACGTGACAGCGTTATGGACCCCGAGTCGCGCAAACTCGgttgtcggcgtcaacggcgtagccagcgttggcgtcccgtgagcgaaaattgtcgcatatattctatacggcactgAAGTTCTTCTATCAccaatgttgctcataccttgcttTACACTCTTCACaatgttattcctcggaattttgaaaatgacagcccacaaacaatgtcacgaaagaaaacaccgacagcacatgccttttatgttaaatctttttCAGATTAAATATTAAATGCAATAACAGAAGATTGGCCtacgcaagaggctgcgtttttaccagaaagctcgccttcgtgcatagcgttcgctgccaaCGTTTCCCGGTCAACATTACGGATAcataagttgcagttgccgggaagcgtgagaagtagTCAGGGATCTCTGaacgctatcgcgctccactcttaaatgcgaagcttaaacgtcctccaaatttttatttgCGATGGACTCGTTCATATGAAACCGAACAAAGGATCCATCTGCCTTAAAGGGACTGTCTACCGTTTTCGAAAACCTTCTTTTGTAGCGCAATAGAAAGCCAACAATTCGAAGTGTCTAAACATGCAGTGGATTCACTGGAAAGCGAGTAGAAAATTTTAAATTGAATTTTTCTGTTTGCGTAGGCTCTTCTAAAAACTGTGTAAGGACGCCGACAAACTGAATACTAGACGCAATGGATATCTCGAAGACCACGCATAAGTACACCAATCCGTTCATGGCCCCCGATATTTGCGCGAGCCGGCTGGTTTTCTTTCGGCCGTCCCAATCGCACGGAAAGAGCGTAATTTCAGAGGTGGGCGTGACCGGCTCATCCTCCGCATCGCGGCGCTCGCAACCGATGGctatcgagaagccaaaaagttgggattacacaaagaggtgctccttagatggaacaaataccgagaaaagcAAAGGGTGGCGAGTTAGCTCGTGCAGGAGAAAATTAAAATTAGATGCGCAAGTGATCCTTGGGGGCATAGCATTCGCAAAATAGGCTAACACGCCCCAAAAATATTCTAGAACCATATAAGAGCACTCGGAACTCCAACTAAAAATTCGCAAACGGCTACAAGGGATGAAGATGGTAACACCTactaaggagacgatgcgctgcggtacctCACaaacgttattagggataacttcggcacgaaagaaagcgtagtttAGCAACAACAGAGCAGCCTGCGAGATtgaaatttagcatagaaagcttttattggaaaaaagtATAataaaatgtccctaataacacggcagcaggacccaaTTGGCTTGTCGTACCATTGCTACATTTTTGGCTACCAAATAAGCTTTTGCCACAGGTGGCAACTTTTTTGGCTAGTTTTCGGAATTTTTCGGCTAACTTTTTCTCTCGAAGACCTGGAAACCCTGCGCTCTGGTGCTGTTGCTGCGGCTTGGATGAGGCGAGAAAAGAATGTTTTTGCGCTGTTATACGATCTTTTACTGATTTGGAAATGACGGCGCAAGGTGCCCGAGGGGCAAAGCGCATGCTGGAGcctatttcttttttctcaaaTTCGTTTAGTTTTTTCTTCTGCAGACATAAATGAATAGGGAAGTTCAGCGTAGGTGCGAGCGTTCTGCTGCAGATAACGCGGCGGTCGCGCAGTTCCGTGATGGGTCTTTCTTTTCTCTCGATACAGTCGTTCCGAGTATGGTGCGCGCCGCTTGGATAAACTTTTAACGTTACAGCTGTCGCAACAATTTTAGCGATGTATTGTTCCAATATTGACCATATAGTAAAAAAATAATCAGAAATCACTGacatttattttttgcttaaggctcactcggactcaccaaaattctactccgCCAGACCGACACTCGCGGGTCAGTCCGTTTGAGTGAGGAGTGAAGTGACTCATgagtgagtttgccgacctatgcCATATCCACTCCCCATTCCCCTTCGCGCTCAGCGCTTTCGTTCACAAGGTCGTAAAAAGAAAACCACGACAAGATAAGGCAACCTTTCTAGAATTCCTAGCTCGAAATGGCATCGAACCCGATGGCCGGTGGGACCAGTTTCCTTATGACAATTTTTCCAATGACGATTGGGATTGTAACGAGTGGGCTCGTTCCCACGCGAACTAGCCTGACAGTGGGCTAGTTGCGGCTCCAAAGGACACAAATGACTTGCATAGACATGGATAATAAAGCAAATGTTAAATACAAGAACATGAGTCACGAGCGGGTGTCAGGAGTCGCAATGCTTTCAAATATTTTGAAGCTACTAGCCTTCATTGCACCGCGACCTATCAAAGCGGTCATGGTGACGACACCCAATGGCTTTAATGTTGAAACGGGCTTCTTATAACACAAAGTAGCCCTGCTTAGGTTTGTCCACCTCATCATCTGTGCGCGATCAAATAAGGCGATGTTTCACGGAATGAAGACCACAGAATTAGCCAAATTTCCATCCGCACATCTCTTGAGCAAGTAAGGATGCCAGACCACACCTTATTATTTGCCACATCAGGATATTTTACGCTGCGAAGAAGCGGACAAGAATAAAATAACGTAATACTAACACAGACGAAAAGACATATCCTTACAATGATCTATGTTGGAAAACTGAGCAGTTGCCTTGCCTTGCTTCGTAAATTAGGCCAAAATTAACGCAATAAAAAAACTTACCTTGAATGCATTTGGAAGATCTGGTCGCTGCTCGTTCCTCTTGGCTGTGAGCAAGCTCCACAAAACGCGAGAAAAGAGCCAAGCGCACGTTGAGATCTCGCGCGGTCTGCCTTCTACCGCGGCCTCCAGTGGCGGCGTACcccttagagttactgtataggcttcCTTCCTTCAGGCAGCCTATACAGTACAGCGCCGTTTCTTTGCACACCTCCGTTTTTTTTGCACAAGGCGGCGCCACTTGTCAACGCGCGCTAgctaaaagcaagaaagaaattaCTCTCTCACGCAAGGAAGAGTTAGCAGAAGCGCATAGAATACAGTTTCAAGCAATACAATATTGTATCCAAGCAAAATAACTCTCCCTGCTTGGCTTTTTAGTTACGTGAGGCTACACGGGTTGGTTGCGCTGTTTCACCGTTGGGCGAGGCCACATGCAATTCTTGCATCACTTTCAGAGCCAGATTAAAAAAATATAGTTCCTTGCTTATGGGGTACAAACATGCTCGTTTCTGTCAATATGACACATTATCTTCTCATTCCCATCACAACCTAATACATGTTCCGAGCGATAGACGGTTCCTTTAAGTGACGCGTCTTTCAATTTCAGCTGAGAGACAGTGAAGATCCAGTGTCCGTGAATGAGTCTTTCATGGGCGAATCCAACGTGTCGTCATCAGAAATCGACTACCAGAAGACGACCGACGCGGAATCCAACTACGGGTTTACCGGCTTTTCGAAAAGTGAGCATGCACAACACAATATCGAAGAATCCATCTTGATGAGCTACAGCTGTAGGTGTTATCGACGTGGCCGGAAGTTAAACGTAAAGGTTCTGCTTTCGGCGTGGTGATTTGAAGCAGGGTTTCTTTATCTGGTTTCGATATCCAACGTGAGCAAGTGCTATAGTGTACAAAACTGGCGTTGGTTTTAAATGCTGTGCTACGGAGATTACTATTGAACACCTTTAATAGGGGGACCTTCGTGAAGATACATATTTAAAGTTAACCTATAAGAAAAGGCTAGACCTTCATGCATTATTTATTTGCAGCGGACACATTCAGCCGAAACCGAAGAGCGACCGAGAAGCTGGACCTGATATTATTCCGCAAGAAAAGCTTCGGACGATTCTGGAGTTTCGGAGTCAACTTGGAAGCAGTGACAGGCGAGGGAGGGACCACCTTCTACGTTGTCGAGGTGGGCCTTAAAAAGAATTAACTTGAATGATTACGTTCATAATAGCTTACCTTAAAAGAcgtacattaatgacttacctcACAGGCTTAAATGACTGTTATAATTTCTGACAAAGATCTCGACAGTCCGTGAAGATTCTTGTATGCCTCTACACTATAAGGCACAAAATGCAAGATACTCGAAAGGAAGACGGCTAAAACCGCACCACAAAGATCGTTTTCCACGGAAAAGACACTTTCTCCTTTTAGTTTAAACTACGATGAAGGTGGTCTTGTTTGGCCGCTTATTGAAAGTAACTTCGCCAGCCTTTGAACAACTCTGTCGACTTCCACTGTCTGAAGTGATAGAGAATTTAATTAGATGCCGTTCTTACTTGTGTGGATTTGTGTCGATATCCCTCTAACTTTGGAATAGAGTAAACATCAAGGCCGTTAGGGGACCATAGCGAATCCAAAGTCAGCACGTGTCGTGGGTATATTGTGACTAATTATCTCACCTTGGTTTCCATTTATGATAGATATGTTCCCACCATTTCCTTCGAAAAATTTCTATACCACGTGTTCTTTCTATTTTTTGATGTACTATCTACTTAACTATCACAAGGCTGCTTATGTAAGAAGAAAATATTCTTACTCTGAGCGCTGCAATGGCACACGTTGATTGCGCTTGGCTCTATAGGGTCCCGCTTTCAGTATTACTATAGTAATACTGACTCTGGGACCCTGTAGACGTCTATCTTGTAATTAATTTTGTTATGAATCAAATTCGATCTTCCATATCTCGCTGTAGCCTGAAAAGCGCGGAGCGTCAGTCACGACAAAACCCTCTGACGTTTCTTGAAGAGctcgccgcacactttaaaggGCACGTTAATTGGGCTGCGGTGAGTTCATGGTAAAAAGCACAGACAGTGCGAGCAGCATCTCCCTGTAGAAATTTAAACGCTCCATGAATCACCCTTCTCTGCTTCGCAGTATGAAAATTTGGTCAGCTGTGTAGCTGGCACGCACGTGGTCTAAATTCCATGGAAAAGCGCCAAGTTGCATATGTAGACAAAGAGCCACAAATGTAAAAGAAGACGCCGGGAGCCCGCACGAAGCGAGCCGAAATTCTTGCGCTAACATCGCCGCCATTTATTTCGTAGAGCGTGAAGCGAGGCAGCCCGGCTCAGAGGTCCCAGATTCTGGTCGGCGATGTGGTGGTCGCCATCAACGGCACCAAGCTCGCTGGACTGCCTCTCAACATTGTTCGGAAGATCATGAACGCCTCCGGGGACCAGCTCGTCCTCACCGTGCTGTCGTCCAGTCCGTACAGAATCATAAACACCAGGTGCGTCATTTACAAGTGCCGTAAATTGCCGCATTC
The DNA window shown above is from Dermacentor silvarum isolate Dsil-2018 chromosome 1, BIME_Dsil_1.4, whole genome shotgun sequence and carries:
- the LOC119437130 gene encoding microtubule-associated serine/threonine-protein kinase 1-like; the protein is MPVTTSTRHRGATSTFASGGTGSMSSASRSSPVTSTTSSSEEEEPTSISSEGTSMSPQKRKEMMRQKKSSAVKVLVTLFPRIPKVTTVLLEFFIKRENKVSLLRDPLSHFCQEQSVLAAQDCLQKLHRQFITYQDIRDMVENLMGLHSLCLKRAPVTARSLGLVIRKLTIIVGELATSLEKISEVPVTDWMAVGDAVVTRTDKMRIEEQQPFTDFIPRTRDIEPVKLLGAGGFGAVYKARYKPANLICTVKLIASDRFNRPKQACIDKVVASVVRSPFLVKYYVCFATKDAYVTVMEYVCGVDLMRVVERAMFLPIEQVRVIMAQLILAVEHLHLKGFLHRDIKVSNMLMIPGGRVKLIDFDTNKVCLGHFTKRVMRGYFRRTPFEFRDGESAGTIPYMAPEILKRRPYGRACDWWSTGVVFYKLMTGRVPFRGKTKKLLRDRIIASPLKWPKVSEHPHSANTTAKDMVYLLLKKNPVERLGSKQYRDIKSHSFFDDFDWNRLRSNNSLCNVPAIFELMQISPPSDPTTNMAEHSTLNLCT